A stretch of the Candidatus Bandiella numerosa genome encodes the following:
- the rodA gene encoding rod shape-determining protein RodA, translated as MIKQISLAKKEFLLIKLFIALILILLSVNLFAMFSIAGGVIDTMVSKQISITLISFLIAFLFSITNIRFIFSNSYYIYLLVLLSLIITDFLGYQAMGAKRWINLGFINIQPSEFMKIAVILALAKFFHNCHINNIKKYRNLIFPLMLIILPTLLILRQPNLGTSLIIILTSLTILFIAGVRIQLFICLGLSAVLSLPIIWRFLHDYQKTRILTFLDPTTDTLGAGYNIIQSIISIGSGGLFGKGFLKGSQNQLDFLPENHTDFIFGLIAEEGGFVLCALLLTIYSLIIAILYVISIQCYSHFYRIFILGFASLLFFHIVINIGMISGLLPVVGVPLPLLSYGGSNYLAIMIGIGLTINIYLNKTKVLPKGS; from the coding sequence ATGATCAAACAAATATCTCTTGCAAAAAAAGAATTCTTATTAATTAAATTGTTCATAGCATTAATACTAATTTTGCTATCAGTTAATCTCTTTGCAATGTTTTCAATTGCAGGCGGAGTAATAGATACTATGGTCAGCAAACAAATTAGCATCACATTAATTTCATTCCTTATTGCTTTTTTATTTTCTATAACAAATATCAGATTTATTTTTAGTAATTCATATTATATTTATTTATTGGTTTTATTAAGCCTAATTATAACTGATTTTTTAGGGTATCAGGCCATGGGAGCTAAGAGGTGGATAAATTTAGGATTCATTAATATCCAGCCTTCAGAATTCATGAAAATCGCAGTTATCTTGGCATTAGCAAAATTTTTTCACAATTGCCATATAAATAATATCAAAAAATATAGAAATTTGATATTTCCATTAATGTTAATAATATTACCTACTTTATTGATATTAAGACAACCAAATTTAGGTACATCATTAATCATAATTTTAACATCTCTAACTATATTATTTATTGCTGGAGTTAGGATACAATTATTTATTTGCCTAGGGTTATCTGCTGTTCTGAGCTTACCAATTATTTGGAGGTTCTTACATGATTATCAAAAAACGAGAATACTTACATTTTTAGACCCCACCACCGATACATTAGGCGCAGGATATAACATTATTCAATCTATTATAAGTATCGGTTCTGGTGGACTTTTTGGAAAAGGCTTTTTAAAGGGGTCTCAAAATCAGTTAGATTTTTTACCTGAAAATCATACCGACTTTATATTTGGTTTAATAGCTGAAGAAGGCGGTTTTGTATTATGCGCCCTACTATTAACAATATATTCTCTAATAATCGCAATATTATATGTAATATCAATACAATGCTATTCTCATTTTTATAGAATATTTATTTTAGGATTCGCTTCCCTATTATTCTTTCACATAGTGATTAATATAGGGATGATATCTGGGTTATTGCCGGTTGTAGGAGTTCCTTTACCATTGTTATCATATGGAGGTTCTAACTACCTTGCAATAATGATAGGCATAGGCTTGACTATAAATATTTATTTGAATAAAACTAAAGTTTTACCAAAGGGCAGTTAA